Proteins from one Oncorhynchus gorbuscha isolate QuinsamMale2020 ecotype Even-year linkage group LG18, OgorEven_v1.0, whole genome shotgun sequence genomic window:
- the LOC124003256 gene encoding myeloid-associated differentiation marker-like produces the protein MPVIVLEASDLTSPLSLVRMWALLSGCLTFSLVASLVPSELTSDTHQYSFRILCMFTWCLFFILTLLIHVVNIIQFHSLVPISWKNLTVTVAALATLMTFSATVTFPWAVMCHEGAWPRPIAASLASCLTFLAYATEAYLICNQTQDQKGYMASVPGLLKVLQLWGGCEMIVLVVEQVRGALVKVGLAAVGWQLWVSGAWYALCLLMSLGTVMVVLGDCAGRCPLPFDRLLAGFSLTGVLLYVVATILCFTRVLELRKRDQDLTDRKTGPTLVVMEAVMASITLLAYTVDLAFSIKLLRDRSHA, from the coding sequence ATGCCTGTAATTGTACTGGAGGCCAGTGATCTGACCAGCCCTCTGTCTCTGGTGCGCATGTGGGCTCTCCTGTCCGGTTGCCTTACCTTCAGCCTGGTAGCCTCCCTGGTTCCCTCGGAGCTGACCTCTGACACCCACCAGTACTCCTTCAGGATCCTCTGCATGTTCACCTGGTGCCTCTTCTTCATCCTCACCCTCCTAATCCACGTGGTCAACATCATCCAGTTCCACAGCCTGGTCCCCATCTCCTGGAAGAACCTGACCGTGACTGTGGCGGCTCTCGCCACCCTCATGACCTTTAGCGCCACAGTCACCTTCCCCTGGGCGGTCATGTGTCATGAAGGTGCCTGGCCCCGTCCTATTGCCGCCTCCTTGGCGTCGTGTCTCACCTTCCTGGCCTATGCAACCGAGGCCTATCTCATCTGCAACCAGACCCAGGACCAGAAGGGCTACATGGCCAGCGTGCCCGGCCTGCTCAAGGTGCTCCAGCTCTGGGGAGGATGTGAGATGATCGTCCTGGTGGTGGAGCAGGTCCGTGGAGCTTTGGTAAAAGTAGGTTTGGCAGCTGTGGGTTGGCAACTATGGGTGTCTGGGGCGTGGTATGCCCTCTGTCTCCTAATGTCCCTGGGTACAGTGATGGTGGTTCTAGGGGACTGTGCTGGGCGATGCCCCCTGCCCTTTGACCGCCTGCTGGCTGGCTTCAGTCTGACAGGGGTGCTTCTCTATGTGGTCGCCACCATACTGTGTTTTACCAGAGTCCTGGAGCTACGGAAACGCGACCAAGACCTCACAGACAGGAAAACTGGGCCCACCCTTGTTGTCATGGAAGCGGTGATGGCCAGCATTACTCTGTTAGCTTACACAGTGGACCTGGCCTTCTCTATCAAACTGCTGCGGGATAGGAGTCATGCCTGA